In Streptomyces dangxiongensis, one DNA window encodes the following:
- a CDS encoding radical SAM protein, giving the protein MGSRTALVEDLMERFPHVPREAVFKEDLLRGGVAFDDSALSDNEDGDVKPKSYFIFSFDHGTLPELGEAALRRPPEEIILTGGPYDLRRTVVSVRVNPASPYRVASDEEGLLGLYLDGRRIADVGVPPMPEYYRHTLSNGKSVMEVAPTIQWGYLIYLTVFRVCQYFGAKEECQYCDINHNWRQHKAAGRPYTGVKDVEEVLEALEIIDRYDTQKASTAYTLTGGAITKTVAGRDEADFYGHYAKAIEERFPGRWIGKVVAQALPKPDVQRFKDHGVQIYHPNFEVWDRRLFELYCPGKERYVGRDEWHKRILDSADVFGARNVIPNFVAGVEMAEPFGFTTVDEAIASTTEGLRFFMSHGITPRFTTWCPEPTTPLGKANPQGAPLEYHIRLLQAYRQTMDDFGLSSPPGYGPPGPGRAVFSVSSFMDSLPAREPAAEETETPAGS; this is encoded by the coding sequence ATGGGCAGTCGTACCGCGCTGGTCGAGGATCTGATGGAGCGCTTCCCGCATGTGCCGCGGGAGGCCGTCTTCAAGGAGGACCTGCTCCGGGGCGGTGTCGCCTTCGACGATTCCGCCCTCAGCGACAACGAGGACGGGGACGTCAAGCCGAAGTCCTACTTCATCTTCTCCTTCGACCACGGCACCCTGCCCGAGCTGGGCGAGGCCGCGCTGCGCCGGCCCCCGGAGGAGATCATCCTGACGGGCGGCCCCTACGACCTGAGGCGCACGGTCGTCTCCGTACGGGTGAACCCCGCCTCCCCCTACCGGGTCGCCTCCGACGAGGAGGGGCTGCTGGGCCTGTACCTGGACGGCAGGCGCATCGCCGACGTGGGCGTGCCGCCGATGCCCGAGTACTACCGGCACACCCTGTCCAACGGGAAGTCCGTGATGGAGGTCGCCCCGACCATCCAGTGGGGCTATCTGATCTATCTGACCGTCTTCCGGGTGTGCCAGTACTTCGGCGCCAAGGAGGAGTGCCAGTACTGCGACATCAACCACAACTGGCGCCAGCACAAGGCCGCCGGCCGGCCGTACACCGGGGTCAAGGACGTCGAGGAGGTCCTCGAGGCGCTCGAGATCATCGACCGGTACGACACCCAGAAGGCCTCCACCGCGTACACCCTCACCGGCGGGGCGATCACCAAGACGGTGGCCGGCCGGGACGAGGCCGACTTCTACGGCCACTACGCCAAGGCCATCGAGGAGCGCTTCCCCGGCCGGTGGATCGGCAAGGTCGTCGCACAGGCGCTGCCGAAGCCGGACGTGCAGCGGTTCAAGGACCACGGCGTGCAGATCTACCACCCCAACTTCGAGGTGTGGGACCGCCGGCTGTTCGAGCTGTACTGCCCCGGCAAGGAGCGCTACGTCGGCCGCGACGAGTGGCACAAGCGGATCCTCGACTCCGCCGACGTCTTCGGCGCGCGCAACGTCATCCCCAACTTCGTGGCCGGCGTGGAGATGGCCGAGCCCTTCGGTTTCACCACCGTCGACGAGGCGATCGCCTCCACCACCGAGGGCCTGCGGTTCTTCATGTCGCACGGCATCACGCCCCGCTTCACCACCTGGTGCCCGGAGCCCACCACCCCGCTCGGCAAGGCCAACCCGCAGGGCGCGCCGCTGGAGTACCACATCCGGCTGCTCCAGGCCTACCGGCAGACGATGGACGACTTCGGCCTGTCCTCCCCGCCCGGCTACGGCCCGCCCGGACCGGGCCGCGCGGTGTTCTCCGTCAGCTCCTTCATGGACAGCCTGCCCGCGCGGGAACCGGCGGCGGAGGAGACGGAGACGCCGGCCGGGAGCTGA
- a CDS encoding TetR/AcrR family transcriptional regulator has protein sequence MARVGLTAERLVAAAADLADEAGLDHVSISALARRFGVRDASLYSHVRNLQDLRTRLALHAGGELIDRIAVAVAGRAGKEALTAFAGAYRAYALEHPGRYAATQIRVDQTLVAGSPALRRTTEITYGMLRAYGLDEPDLTDAVRLLRATFHGYCVLEAAGGFGAARPVAESWAKAVDALHLTLEHWPREKQSDD, from the coding sequence ATGGCCCGGGTGGGGCTCACCGCCGAGCGGCTGGTGGCAGCCGCCGCGGACCTGGCGGACGAGGCCGGCCTCGACCACGTCAGCATCTCCGCGCTGGCCCGGCGCTTCGGCGTCCGGGACGCCAGCCTGTACTCGCACGTCCGCAACCTCCAGGACCTGCGGACGCGACTCGCGTTGCACGCGGGCGGCGAACTGATCGACCGGATCGCGGTGGCCGTGGCCGGCCGAGCGGGCAAGGAGGCACTGACCGCGTTCGCCGGCGCCTACCGGGCCTACGCCCTGGAGCACCCGGGCCGGTACGCGGCCACCCAGATCCGCGTCGACCAGACCCTGGTCGCCGGCTCCCCCGCGCTGCGCCGCACCACGGAGATCACCTACGGCATGCTGCGGGCCTACGGCCTGGACGAGCCCGACCTGACGGACGCGGTACGGCTGTTGCGCGCCACCTTCCACGGCTACTGCGTCCTGGAGGCGGCCGGGGGATTCGGCGCGGCACGGCCCGTCGCCGAGTCCTGGGCCAAGGCGGTCGACGCCCTGCACCTCACCCTCGAACACTGGCCCCGGGAGAAGCAGAGCGATGACTGA
- a CDS encoding hydroxyacid dehydrogenase has protein sequence MPERPQALFAMAAENLPHLFPPELLARLRACVAIDPALVAHDLTEPRVRQALARTEILITGWGCPRLDPAALDAAPRLRAVLHAAGSVKGFATPEVWRRGILVSSAAAANALPVAEYTLAMILLAGKDVLAFRDLLRIRRAFPYGGIVPGIGNHGRRVGIVGASRVGRRLIELLRPHDLGVALADPYVDAAEADRLGVPLLPLHELLRTSDIVTLHAPGTAGTRRLIGARELALMPTGAVLINTARGTLVDHEALVGELRTGRLRAVLDVTDPEPLPAGSELYDLPNAFVTPHLAGSQGNELARLGRTVVEEAERLVSGAGLRCAVDPAALERTA, from the coding sequence GTGCCCGAGCGCCCCCAGGCACTGTTCGCGATGGCCGCCGAGAACCTGCCGCACCTCTTCCCGCCGGAGCTGCTCGCGCGGCTGCGGGCGTGCGTGGCGATCGATCCCGCCCTGGTGGCGCACGACCTCACCGAACCCCGGGTGCGTCAGGCCCTGGCCCGCACCGAGATCCTCATCACCGGCTGGGGCTGCCCCCGCCTGGACCCGGCCGCCCTGGACGCCGCACCACGACTGCGCGCCGTGCTGCACGCGGCCGGCTCCGTCAAGGGGTTCGCCACCCCCGAGGTCTGGCGGCGGGGCATCCTCGTCTCCTCGGCCGCCGCCGCCAACGCCCTGCCCGTCGCCGAGTACACGCTCGCCATGATCCTGCTCGCCGGCAAGGACGTCCTCGCCTTCCGCGACCTGCTGCGCATCCGGCGCGCCTTCCCCTACGGGGGCATCGTCCCCGGCATCGGCAACCACGGCCGGCGCGTCGGGATCGTGGGCGCCTCCCGCGTCGGCCGCCGCCTGATCGAACTGCTCCGCCCGCACGACCTGGGGGTCGCGCTCGCCGACCCCTACGTGGACGCGGCGGAGGCCGACCGCCTCGGCGTACCGCTGCTGCCCCTGCACGAGCTGCTGCGCACCAGCGACATCGTCACCCTGCACGCCCCCGGGACCGCCGGGACCCGCCGACTGATCGGCGCCCGGGAACTGGCCCTGATGCCCACGGGTGCGGTGCTGATCAACACCGCGCGCGGCACCCTGGTCGACCACGAGGCACTGGTGGGGGAGCTGCGCACCGGACGCCTCCGCGCCGTCCTGGACGTCACCGATCCCGAACCGCTGCCCGCCGGCTCCGAGCTGTACGACCTGCCGAACGCCTTCGTCACCCCGCACCTGGCCGGCTCCCAGGGCAACGAGCTGGCCCGGCTCGGCCGCACCGTGGTGGAGGAGGCCGAGCGGCTGGTGTCGGGCGCCGGCCTGCGGTGCGCCGTCGACCCCGCGGCGCTGGAGCGGACGGCCTGA
- a CDS encoding alpha/beta fold hydrolase yields MTDPLHHDIIGRGPVLLLMPGGAGHPMGLGPLTERLARRFTVVTYDPLGLAHGRLGLPVAEQRVAHWSEGAHRVLEQVLPPGERAYAFGSSSGGIAVLDLLARHPGRLAHVVAHEPPCVTLLPDGARRRQELIDGLDGPGRPPAEGPTATPMGVFLAHVLRPFTAWTPRFTTDRLTVAAGSASRGQLLHDTARRVADHLRSPFVEYPGGHLGVLDHPDAYATLLSDTFLPGTA; encoded by the coding sequence ATGACTGACCCCCTGCACCACGACATCATCGGCCGCGGCCCCGTCCTGCTGCTGATGCCCGGCGGGGCCGGGCACCCGATGGGTCTCGGCCCGCTGACCGAGCGGCTGGCGCGGCGCTTCACCGTGGTGACGTACGACCCGCTCGGCCTCGCCCACGGCCGGCTCGGGCTGCCGGTCGCCGAGCAGCGGGTGGCTCACTGGAGCGAGGGGGCGCACCGGGTGCTGGAGCAGGTCCTGCCGCCCGGCGAGCGGGCCTACGCCTTCGGGAGCAGTTCGGGCGGCATCGCGGTCCTCGACCTGCTCGCCCGGCATCCGGGGCGGCTGGCGCACGTGGTCGCCCACGAACCGCCGTGCGTGACCCTGCTGCCGGACGGGGCGCGGCGCCGCCAGGAGCTGATCGACGGTCTCGACGGTCCCGGACGACCGCCCGCCGAGGGTCCGACGGCGACGCCGATGGGCGTGTTCCTGGCCCACGTCCTGCGTCCGTTCACCGCGTGGACGCCCCGGTTCACCACCGACCGCCTCACCGTGGCCGCGGGATCCGCCTCACGCGGTCAGCTCCTCCACGACACCGCCCGCCGCGTGGCCGACCACCTCCGCAGCCCCTTCGTGGAGTACCCGGGCGGACACCTCGGCGTCCTGGACCACCCGGACGCGTACGCGACCCTGCTCAGCGACACGTTCCTCCCCGGCACCGCATAG
- a CDS encoding FAD-binding protein: MTESAGATEPVTAGVEAGATQPATAGVGAGTVLPGQREHAGVFTNWARTVRYSARKFHRPRTPEELSALVAGSARVRVLGSGHSFNRIADPGPDGVLLSTAGLPPMTEVDTAARTVRVSGGVRYAELARAVHAHGLALPNMASLSHISVAGSVATGTHGSGVANGPLASAVREVELVLADGTAVTIGRDDARFDGAVTSLGALGVVTALTLALEPAYEVEQRVYTGLPLEGLDFEAVAAAGYSVSLFTDWREPGFRQVWVKRRTDRPAVDFPWAAPAAVPLHPVPGMPAANCTGQLGVPGPWHERLPHFRAEFTPSSGEEIQSEYLLPRSAARDALDAVDGIRPTVAGVLQICEVRTVAADPQWLGPAHGRDSVALHFTWVRDEAAVLPVVRRLEEVLDPFDPRPHWGKVYTTPPAVVRRRYPRLPGFRALVRSLDPGGTFTNAFVRDLLDG; this comes from the coding sequence ATGACGGAGAGCGCAGGGGCGACGGAACCGGTGACGGCGGGCGTGGAGGCGGGTGCCACGCAACCGGCGACGGCGGGCGTGGGGGCAGGGACCGTGTTGCCGGGCCAGCGGGAGCACGCGGGCGTGTTCACCAACTGGGCGCGGACCGTGCGGTACTCGGCGCGGAAGTTCCATCGTCCGCGCACGCCGGAGGAGCTCTCGGCGTTGGTGGCGGGCAGTGCGCGGGTGCGGGTGCTGGGCAGCGGGCACTCCTTCAACCGGATCGCCGACCCCGGCCCGGACGGCGTCCTGCTGTCCACCGCCGGGCTGCCGCCCATGACGGAGGTGGACACGGCGGCGCGTACGGTCCGGGTGTCGGGCGGGGTCCGGTACGCCGAACTGGCCCGCGCGGTGCACGCGCACGGCCTGGCGCTGCCCAACATGGCGTCCCTGTCGCACATCTCGGTGGCCGGTTCGGTGGCGACCGGCACGCACGGCTCGGGTGTCGCCAACGGACCGCTGGCGTCGGCGGTCCGGGAGGTGGAGCTGGTCCTCGCGGACGGTACGGCGGTGACGATCGGCCGGGACGACGCCCGTTTCGACGGGGCCGTGACCTCGCTCGGCGCGCTGGGTGTCGTCACCGCGCTCACGCTCGCGCTGGAGCCGGCCTACGAGGTGGAGCAGCGGGTGTACACCGGGCTGCCGCTGGAGGGGCTGGACTTCGAGGCGGTGGCGGCGGCCGGGTACAGCGTGAGCCTGTTCACGGACTGGCGGGAGCCGGGGTTCCGGCAGGTGTGGGTCAAGCGGCGCACGGACCGGCCGGCGGTGGACTTCCCGTGGGCGGCGCCCGCGGCCGTACCGCTGCACCCGGTGCCGGGGATGCCCGCGGCCAACTGCACCGGGCAGCTCGGTGTGCCGGGGCCGTGGCACGAGCGGCTGCCGCACTTCCGGGCGGAGTTCACGCCGAGCAGCGGTGAGGAGATCCAGTCGGAGTACCTGCTGCCGCGGTCGGCGGCGCGCGACGCGCTGGACGCGGTCGACGGGATACGGCCCACGGTCGCCGGTGTCCTGCAGATCTGCGAGGTGCGTACGGTCGCCGCCGACCCGCAGTGGCTCGGCCCGGCCCACGGCCGGGACTCGGTCGCGCTGCACTTCACCTGGGTGCGCGACGAGGCGGCGGTCCTGCCGGTGGTGCGCCGGCTGGAGGAGGTGCTGGACCCGTTCGACCCGCGTCCGCACTGGGGCAAGGTGTACACGACACCGCCGGCCGTGGTCCGCCGGCGGTACCCGCGCCTGCCCGGCTTCCGGGCCCTGGTCCGCTCCCTGGACCCCGGTGGCACCTTCACCAACGCCTTCGTACGGGACCTCCTCGACGGCTGA
- a CDS encoding glycoside hydrolase family 43 protein yields MSRDHDLPGAHLPGVPSRRLMLKGAALAAGALSATPGLAQAAPVPPRGARYTNPLVLQRADPHISRHTDGRYYFTATVPEYDRVVLRRAHTLNGLSTATESVIWRAHTTGPMSAHIWAPELHRIGGKWYVYFASAPAEDVWAIRIWVLENAHPDPFRGTWVERGRIRTAWETFSLDATTFAHRGSRYLVWAQHEPGMDNNTALWISKMADPWTLTGPQVRLSTPEYDWECVGYRVNEGPSVLKRNGRVFLTYSASATDWHYCMGLLTADAGGDLLDARSWAKSPVPVFTSNDTTRQYGPGHNCFTVAEDGRSDVLVYHARQYREITGDPLDDPNRHTRVQKFGWKPDGTPDFGVPVADTVKGSA; encoded by the coding sequence ATGAGCCGCGACCACGACCTGCCCGGAGCGCACCTGCCCGGAGTCCCCAGCCGCAGACTGATGCTCAAGGGTGCCGCGCTCGCCGCCGGCGCCCTCTCCGCCACCCCCGGCCTCGCCCAGGCGGCCCCCGTCCCGCCGAGGGGGGCCCGCTACACCAACCCGCTCGTCCTCCAGCGAGCCGATCCGCACATCTCCCGCCACACCGACGGCCGCTACTACTTCACGGCCACCGTCCCCGAGTACGACCGCGTCGTCCTGCGCCGCGCCCACACCCTGAACGGCCTGTCCACGGCCACGGAGTCGGTGATCTGGCGGGCGCACACCACCGGCCCGATGAGCGCGCACATATGGGCGCCCGAGCTGCACCGCATCGGCGGCAAGTGGTACGTCTACTTCGCCTCGGCCCCCGCCGAGGACGTGTGGGCCATCCGTATCTGGGTGCTGGAGAACGCCCACCCCGACCCCTTCCGGGGCACCTGGGTGGAGCGGGGCCGGATCAGGACCGCCTGGGAGACCTTCTCCCTCGACGCCACGACCTTCGCCCACCGCGGCAGCCGCTATCTGGTGTGGGCGCAGCACGAGCCCGGCATGGACAACAACACGGCGCTGTGGATCTCGAAGATGGCCGATCCGTGGACACTGACCGGCCCCCAGGTCCGGCTCTCCACCCCGGAGTACGACTGGGAGTGCGTCGGCTACCGGGTCAACGAGGGCCCGTCCGTCCTGAAGCGCAACGGCCGTGTCTTCCTCACCTATTCGGCCAGTGCCACCGACTGGCACTACTGCATGGGCCTGCTGACCGCCGACGCCGGCGGCGACCTGCTGGACGCGCGGAGCTGGGCCAAGTCACCCGTCCCGGTCTTCACCAGCAACGACACCACGCGGCAGTACGGCCCCGGCCACAACTGCTTCACCGTCGCCGAGGACGGCCGCAGCGACGTCCTCGTCTACCACGCCCGCCAGTACCGGGAGATCACCGGCGACCCCCTGGACGACCCCAACCGGCACACCCGCGTCCAGAAGTTCGGCTGGAAGCCCGACGGCACCCCGGACTTCGGGGTCCCCGTCGCCGACACCGTGAAGGGGAGTGCGTGA
- a CDS encoding glycoside hydrolase family 2 TIM barrel-domain containing protein: protein MSLRTRTVDHTRTVDHVEDVSPGSGALPPRAWYASSDAGSLSLNGTWRFRLSPTADAEDDSFAAPAYDAGDWAEISVPGHWVLQGHGSPVYTNHRYPFPVDPPRVPTENPTGDHLRVFDLPADWPTAADGRARLRFDGVESCARVWLNGTDLGDFKGSRLPHEFPVGPLLRAAGNVLAVRVHQWSAGSYLEDQDQWWLPGIFRDVTLLHRPAGGVVDFFVHASYDHTAGEGTLRVDSDVAGRVTVPELGIDIATGEPATAPVAPWSAESPRLYDGVLATGGERVPLRIGFRTVELSNGLIEINGRPVLFKGVNRHEWHPERGRALDLDTMRRDVLLMKRHNINAVRTSHYPPHPAFLDLCDTYGLWVIDECDLETHGFTEQGWRDNPVDDDRWTPALLDRAARMVERDKNHPSVVVWSLGNEAGTGRGLTAMAGWIRARDTSRPIHYEGDRDCRDTDVYSRMYAGHAEVERIGRGLDGGPRRRRALPFLLCEYAHAMGNGPGGLAEYQRLFEAHGRLQGGFVWEWIDHGITHPGLGHAYGGDFGEELHDGNFVCDGLLFPDRRPSPGLAEYKKVIEPVALTVSPSRERSRRPGTHPRDTVRVTNRYDFTDLSALAFTWAYEAEGGTVRSGTLPVPALAPGESAEVELPAVPAGDSAGEAHWTVRAVLASGTAWAPPGHVVAWGQAPVSPRRVPYVAATARPAHGDGLVALGPGVFDARTGAPRTIGGVALTGLRLDVWRATTDNDDGAAWQSDPRHGPLWRGLGLHRMRHRLDAVEAGGDALTVRTRVAPAGGELGLSAVYRWTSDGDRLRLTVSTAPEGHWTVPLPRLGIRFGLSGADRVRWYGGGPGEAYPDTRSASAVGRWESTVDDMQTPYVRPQENGARIDVRWAELGGLRVEGDPVFLLTARRWTTEQLDAAAHRTDLVPGDTVWVNLDHGQHGIGSQSCGPGPLPRYHLRAEPAEFSFVFSPHPGTHLA from the coding sequence ATGTCTTTGCGCACCCGCACCGTCGACCACACCCGCACCGTCGACCACGTCGAGGACGTCTCACCGGGTTCGGGGGCACTGCCGCCCCGCGCCTGGTACGCCTCCTCGGACGCCGGGTCCCTGTCCCTGAACGGAACCTGGCGCTTCAGACTGTCGCCGACGGCCGACGCCGAGGACGACTCCTTCGCGGCGCCGGCGTACGACGCCGGTGACTGGGCGGAGATCTCCGTCCCCGGCCACTGGGTGCTCCAGGGCCACGGCTCCCCCGTCTACACCAACCACCGCTACCCGTTCCCGGTCGACCCGCCCCGGGTGCCGACCGAGAACCCGACCGGCGACCACCTGCGCGTCTTCGATCTCCCGGCGGACTGGCCGACGGCGGCCGACGGCCGTGCCCGCCTGCGCTTCGACGGGGTGGAGTCCTGCGCCCGGGTCTGGCTGAACGGCACGGACCTCGGCGACTTCAAGGGCTCCCGGCTGCCGCACGAGTTCCCGGTCGGCCCCCTGCTGAGGGCCGCGGGGAACGTCCTGGCGGTCCGCGTCCACCAGTGGTCGGCGGGCTCCTACCTGGAGGACCAGGACCAGTGGTGGCTGCCGGGCATCTTCCGCGACGTCACCCTGCTGCACCGGCCGGCCGGCGGTGTCGTGGACTTCTTCGTGCACGCCTCCTACGACCACACGGCCGGCGAGGGCACCCTGCGTGTCGACTCCGACGTGGCGGGCCGGGTGACCGTACCGGAGCTGGGCATCGACATCGCGACGGGCGAACCGGCGACCGCGCCCGTCGCACCGTGGTCCGCCGAGTCACCCCGGCTCTACGACGGTGTGCTGGCCACCGGGGGCGAACGGGTGCCACTGCGCATCGGCTTCCGCACGGTGGAGCTGTCGAACGGCCTGATCGAGATCAACGGCCGCCCGGTGCTCTTCAAGGGCGTCAACCGGCACGAATGGCATCCGGAGCGGGGCCGCGCCCTGGACCTGGACACCATGCGCCGGGACGTGCTGCTGATGAAGCGGCACAACATCAACGCCGTCCGCACCTCCCACTACCCGCCGCACCCGGCCTTCCTCGATCTGTGCGACACGTACGGCCTGTGGGTGATCGACGAGTGCGACCTGGAGACGCACGGCTTCACCGAGCAGGGCTGGCGGGACAACCCCGTCGACGACGACCGCTGGACCCCGGCCCTGCTCGACCGGGCGGCCCGCATGGTCGAGCGGGACAAGAACCACCCGTCGGTCGTCGTCTGGTCGCTCGGCAACGAGGCCGGCACCGGCCGGGGCCTGACGGCGATGGCCGGGTGGATCCGCGCCCGCGACACCTCCCGCCCGATCCACTACGAGGGCGACCGCGACTGCCGTGACACGGACGTCTACTCACGCATGTACGCCGGTCACGCCGAGGTCGAGCGGATCGGCCGCGGCCTGGACGGCGGCCCCCGCAGGCGCCGCGCGCTCCCCTTCCTGCTCTGCGAGTACGCGCACGCCATGGGCAACGGCCCCGGCGGACTCGCCGAGTACCAGCGGCTGTTCGAGGCCCACGGCCGGCTCCAGGGCGGTTTCGTCTGGGAGTGGATCGACCACGGCATCACCCACCCCGGGCTGGGCCACGCGTACGGCGGTGACTTCGGCGAGGAGCTGCACGACGGCAACTTCGTCTGCGACGGCCTGCTGTTCCCCGACCGCCGGCCCTCCCCCGGCCTGGCCGAGTACAAGAAGGTGATCGAGCCGGTCGCCCTCACCGTGTCACCCTCGCGCGAGCGGAGCCGGCGGCCGGGGACGCACCCGCGCGACACGGTCCGCGTCACCAACCGCTACGACTTCACCGACCTGTCGGCGCTGGCGTTCACCTGGGCGTACGAGGCGGAGGGCGGGACGGTGCGGTCCGGCACCCTGCCCGTGCCCGCGCTGGCCCCCGGCGAGAGCGCCGAGGTGGAGCTGCCCGCCGTGCCGGCCGGCGATTCCGCCGGGGAGGCCCACTGGACCGTCCGTGCCGTACTGGCGTCCGGCACGGCGTGGGCGCCTCCCGGTCATGTCGTCGCGTGGGGTCAGGCCCCGGTGTCGCCGCGCCGGGTCCCGTACGTCGCCGCGACCGCCCGGCCGGCGCACGGGGACGGGTTGGTCGCCCTCGGCCCCGGTGTCTTCGACGCCCGCACCGGAGCGCCGCGGACGATCGGCGGGGTGGCCCTGACCGGTCTGCGTCTGGACGTGTGGCGGGCGACCACCGACAACGACGACGGCGCCGCCTGGCAGAGCGATCCGCGCCACGGGCCGCTGTGGCGCGGGCTCGGCCTGCACCGGATGCGGCACCGCCTGGACGCGGTCGAGGCCGGCGGCGACGCGCTGACGGTCCGTACCCGGGTGGCGCCGGCCGGCGGGGAACTGGGGCTGTCGGCGGTGTACCGGTGGACGTCCGACGGGGACCGGCTCCGGCTGACCGTGTCCACGGCCCCGGAGGGCCACTGGACCGTGCCCCTGCCCCGCCTCGGCATCCGCTTCGGTCTGTCCGGGGCCGACCGGGTGCGGTGGTACGGCGGCGGCCCCGGCGAGGCGTATCCGGACACGAGGTCGGCGTCGGCGGTCGGCCGCTGGGAGTCGACCGTGGACGACATGCAGACCCCGTACGTCCGCCCCCAGGAGAACGGCGCGCGCATCGACGTCCGCTGGGCGGAGCTGGGCGGCCTGCGCGTGGAGGGCGACCCGGTGTTCCTCCTCACCGCCCGCCGCTGGACCACAGAGCAGCTCGACGCCGCCGCCCATCGCACCGACCTGGTCCCGGGCGACACGGTCTGGGTCAACCTCGACCACGGACAGCACGGCATCGGCTCCCAGTCCTGCGGCCCGGGCCCACTGCCCCGCTACCACCTGCGGGCCGAACCGGCGGAGTTCTCGTTCGTCTTCTCCCCGCATCCCGGCACCCACCTCGCCTGA
- a CDS encoding RICIN domain-containing protein, whose translation MRRAYAVLLALCCALAAALATAAPARAAPRTITNGTRFTDTSGDPVHAHGGGVIKVGSAYYWFGEDRDSDNTFRSVNAYRSTDLKNWEFRARVLTRSSASELGTAYIERPKVVYNAATGMFVMWMHKENGTDYGEARAAVAVSSTVDGSYTYRGSFRPLGQYMSRDLTTYVDTDGAGYLVSAANENYDLHIYRLTADYTGIAALVANPWPGGHREAPALFKRNGVYFMLTSGATGWNPNQQQYATATSLAGPWSSWSNIGDSTAYDSQTAYVLTVQGGSGTSYLYLGDRWGDSFGGTVDDSRYVWLPLTFPAATSMSMSWYPEVTVDTTAGTVTGTGATYRTLIARHSSKCVDVPSRSAWQGVAVVQYTCNGGTNQKWWFKDLGNGYSALLGRGSSLCLQENASGVTQEDCTGATAQQWSVVASGSFVTVRARASGACLDVSGASTAESAAVITYTCTSSTNQQWQRST comes from the coding sequence ATGAGGCGTGCGTACGCGGTCCTGCTGGCCCTGTGCTGCGCACTCGCCGCCGCGCTGGCGACAGCGGCCCCCGCCCGGGCGGCACCGCGGACGATCACCAACGGCACCCGGTTCACGGACACGTCGGGGGACCCCGTGCACGCCCACGGCGGCGGGGTCATCAAGGTCGGGTCCGCCTACTACTGGTTCGGCGAGGACCGGGACAGCGACAACACCTTCCGGTCCGTGAACGCCTACCGCTCCACCGACCTGAAGAACTGGGAGTTCCGCGCCCGCGTCCTCACCCGCTCCTCCGCCTCCGAACTGGGCACCGCCTACATCGAGCGCCCCAAGGTCGTCTACAACGCGGCCACCGGCATGTTCGTCATGTGGATGCACAAGGAGAACGGCACCGACTACGGCGAGGCGCGCGCCGCCGTGGCCGTCTCCAGCACCGTCGACGGCAGTTACACCTACCGGGGCAGCTTCCGCCCCCTCGGCCAGTACATGTCCCGCGACCTGACCACCTACGTGGACACCGACGGCGCCGGGTACCTCGTCTCCGCCGCGAACGAGAACTACGACCTGCACATCTACCGGCTCACCGCCGACTACACCGGCATCGCCGCCCTGGTCGCCAACCCCTGGCCCGGCGGCCACCGTGAGGCACCCGCCCTGTTCAAGCGCAACGGCGTCTACTTCATGCTCACTTCGGGCGCCACCGGCTGGAATCCCAACCAGCAGCAGTACGCCACCGCCACCTCCCTCGCCGGCCCCTGGAGCTCCTGGTCGAACATCGGGGACTCCACCGCCTACGACTCCCAGACCGCCTACGTCCTGACCGTGCAGGGGGGTTCGGGCACCTCGTACCTGTACCTGGGCGACCGCTGGGGCGACTCCTTCGGCGGCACCGTCGACGACTCCCGGTACGTGTGGCTGCCGCTGACCTTCCCGGCCGCCACCTCGATGAGCATGTCCTGGTACCCGGAGGTCACCGTCGACACCACCGCGGGCACCGTCACCGGCACCGGCGCCACGTACCGCACGCTGATCGCCCGGCACAGCTCCAAGTGCGTGGACGTACCGAGCCGCTCCGCGTGGCAGGGCGTCGCCGTCGTCCAGTACACCTGCAACGGCGGCACCAACCAGAAGTGGTGGTTCAAGGACCTGGGCAACGGCTACTCCGCCCTGCTGGGCCGCGGCAGCTCCCTGTGCCTCCAGGAGAACGCGAGCGGCGTCACGCAGGAGGACTGCACCGGCGCCACCGCCCAGCAGTGGTCGGTCGTCGCCTCCGGCTCGTTCGTGACCGTCCGGGCCCGGGCGAGCGGCGCATGCCTGGACGTCTCCGGCGCGTCCACCGCCGAGTCCGCCGCGGTCATCACCTACACCTGCACCTCAAGCACCAACCAGCAGTGGCAGCGGAGTACGTGA